From the Anaeromyxobacter sp. genome, one window contains:
- a CDS encoding response regulator has product MEDAPGDSPRAGRPHLVFADDSATQRVLVSAVLSDAYQVSAAADGVEALKLIHAHPPDAILSDLDMPGLDGASLLRLVKGDPALRHIPFILITGEERKALRTLEAGADDFLQKPYGPEELRARVAAAVRTYRMYRELRAQHAEVVRIHSESKRLQLELTQSQKLEAVGRLAAGIAHEINTPIQFIGDNTCFMGDAFEALHQMLDLQAAALAGAPEEVRQGLARAAERLDLAYFLENVTSTVAQTLEGVQRVASIVRAMKEFAHPDQKEMVATDLNRALAATIEVARNEYKYVADVGTSLADLPLVCCHAGDLNQVFLNIIVNAAHAIADKVKGTEGRGYIQVATSVDGDAVVVAISDTGGGIPEDIRQKIFEPFFTTKEVGRGTGQGLAIARNIVEQHKGTLRFESLEGVGATFFVRLPVGAGASPVAEVAA; this is encoded by the coding sequence GTGGAGGACGCGCCGGGAGACTCGCCGCGGGCCGGCAGGCCCCACCTGGTCTTCGCCGACGACTCGGCCACCCAGCGGGTGCTGGTGTCGGCGGTGCTCTCCGACGCCTACCAGGTGAGCGCGGCGGCCGACGGGGTGGAGGCCCTCAAGCTCATCCACGCCCACCCGCCCGACGCCATCCTCTCCGACCTCGACATGCCCGGCCTCGACGGCGCCTCCCTGCTGCGGCTCGTCAAGGGCGATCCGGCCCTGCGCCACATCCCCTTCATCCTCATCACCGGGGAGGAGCGCAAGGCGCTGCGCACGCTGGAGGCCGGGGCCGACGACTTCCTGCAGAAGCCCTACGGGCCGGAGGAGCTGCGGGCCAGGGTGGCGGCGGCGGTGCGGACCTACCGGATGTACCGGGAGCTGAGGGCGCAGCACGCCGAGGTGGTCCGCATCCACTCCGAGTCGAAGCGGCTGCAGCTGGAGCTGACCCAGTCGCAGAAGCTGGAGGCGGTGGGCCGCCTGGCGGCCGGCATCGCCCACGAGATCAACACCCCCATCCAGTTCATCGGGGACAACACCTGCTTCATGGGCGACGCCTTCGAGGCGCTGCACCAGATGCTCGACCTGCAGGCGGCCGCCTTGGCCGGCGCGCCCGAGGAGGTGCGGCAGGGGCTGGCCCGCGCCGCCGAGCGGCTCGACCTGGCCTACTTCCTGGAGAACGTGACGTCCACGGTGGCCCAGACCCTGGAGGGCGTGCAGCGGGTGGCCTCCATCGTGCGCGCCATGAAGGAGTTCGCCCACCCGGACCAGAAGGAGATGGTGGCCACCGACCTGAACCGGGCCCTGGCCGCCACCATCGAGGTGGCGCGCAACGAGTACAAGTACGTGGCCGACGTGGGCACCAGCCTGGCCGACCTGCCGCTGGTGTGCTGCCACGCCGGCGACCTCAACCAGGTGTTCCTCAACATCATCGTCAACGCCGCCCACGCCATCGCCGACAAGGTCAAGGGCACCGAGGGGCGGGGGTACATCCAGGTGGCGACCTCGGTGGACGGCGACGCCGTGGTGGTGGCCATCTCGGACACCGGCGGCGGCATCCCGGAGGACATCCGGCAGAAGATCTTCGAGCCCTTCTTCACCACCAAGGAGGTGGGGCGCGGCACCGGGCAGGGGCTGGCCATCGCCCGAAACATCGTCGAGCAGCACAAGGGGACGCTGCGCTTCGAGAGCCTGGAGGGGGTGGGCGCCACCTTCTTCGTGCGGCTGCCAGTCGGCGCTGGCGCCTCTCCCGTGGCGGAGGTGGCGGCGTGA
- a CDS encoding response regulator, producing MPRATVLLVDDEENTLFGLGHALRSQGYALRFAAGPRAALELMDREPVDVVVSDYLMPGMNGLDFLAAVRERFPDTARIMLTGHADPSVAIDAINRGQIYRFLQKPCDRVELQVTVKLACDQLALERENRRLLALLRSSPELAARLEGEPLTPDR from the coding sequence ATGCCCCGCGCCACCGTCCTGCTGGTCGACGACGAGGAGAACACCCTGTTCGGCCTGGGCCACGCCCTGCGCAGCCAGGGCTACGCGCTGCGCTTCGCCGCCGGCCCGCGGGCCGCGCTGGAGCTCATGGACCGGGAGCCGGTGGACGTGGTGGTCTCCGACTACCTGATGCCCGGCATGAACGGGCTCGACTTCCTGGCCGCGGTGCGGGAGCGCTTCCCCGACACCGCCCGGATCATGCTGACCGGGCACGCCGATCCGTCGGTGGCCATCGACGCCATCAACCGCGGCCAGATCTACAGGTTCCTGCAGAAGCCCTGCGACCGGGTGGAGCTGCAGGTGACGGTGAAGCTGGCCTGCGACCAGTTGGCGCTGGAGCGCGAGAACCGGCGGCTCCTGGCCCTGCTGCGCAGCAGCCCGGAGCTGGCGGCCCGGCTGGAGGGCGAGCCGCTCACGCCGGATCGGTGA